In one window of Cellulophaga sp. HaHa_2_95 DNA:
- a CDS encoding peptidase domain-containing ABC transporter, whose amino-acid sequence MAKNALTAWQRLIGLLKLDKRDILQTFYYAIFAGIVNLTLPLGIQAIINLIQGAQISTSWIVLVVLVTGGVAFGGLLQLMQIRIIENVQQKIFTRASFEFAYRFPKIKMSELRDYYPPELANRFFDTINVQKSLAKVLLDFPAALLQIIFGLLLLSFYHPFFILYGLLLLILIYVVFKFTARKGLETSLSESKYKYKVAHWLQEVARSLVSFKLSGETNHALRKNDTLVGEYLDARESHFRILVIQFIQMIGFKVLVTAGLLLIGGLLVLNQEMNIGQFVAAEIIILLVITSVEKLIKGLETVYDLLTSLEKLGQVVDKELESQEGETPLTASSELTIEVSEVSYIPQGATHKVIDDVSLTFIPRSTTLLMGANGSGKTTLLRLISGLIHPTEGAVYANNISLENILPNHYRNFMGQSLTEESPFEGTILDNITFGDEAISQKDLYWAIENTGLTKFVKEQPKGIHTILFPEGQQIPHNVAKKIVLARAIVRKPKLLILKEPLDQLDEIEALKIMDFLSDKSNPWSVVVVSHDVKWFSRVDRMITLQDGKIVSTN is encoded by the coding sequence ATGGCTAAAAATGCACTTACTGCTTGGCAACGTTTAATAGGATTATTAAAACTTGATAAGCGAGACATTCTACAAACATTCTATTACGCAATTTTTGCAGGTATCGTAAACTTGACACTTCCATTAGGGATTCAGGCTATTATCAATTTAATTCAAGGAGCACAAATAAGTACCTCTTGGATTGTTCTTGTAGTTCTGGTAACCGGTGGTGTTGCCTTTGGGGGTTTACTACAATTAATGCAAATTAGGATTATAGAGAATGTACAGCAAAAAATATTTACGAGGGCTTCATTTGAGTTTGCGTATCGCTTTCCAAAAATTAAGATGAGTGAACTAAGGGATTATTACCCTCCAGAATTAGCCAATAGATTTTTTGATACCATAAATGTCCAGAAATCTTTAGCGAAAGTCTTGTTAGATTTTCCTGCGGCATTGTTGCAGATAATCTTTGGACTTCTGTTGCTTTCTTTTTATCACCCATTCTTTATACTGTATGGCTTATTGCTTTTAATTCTTATCTATGTTGTGTTTAAATTTACCGCTAGAAAAGGGTTAGAAACTAGTTTGTCAGAATCCAAATACAAGTATAAAGTGGCACACTGGCTTCAAGAGGTGGCAAGGTCGTTAGTGAGTTTTAAACTTTCGGGAGAAACCAACCATGCATTAAGAAAGAATGATACCTTGGTGGGGGAATATCTAGATGCACGTGAAAGTCACTTTAGGATTTTGGTCATTCAGTTTATTCAAATGATTGGCTTTAAAGTTTTGGTAACTGCTGGTTTGCTGCTTATAGGAGGACTTTTAGTGCTAAACCAAGAAATGAATATTGGGCAATTTGTAGCGGCAGAAATTATTATTTTATTAGTCATTACCTCTGTAGAGAAATTAATAAAAGGTTTAGAAACGGTGTATGATTTATTGACTTCCCTCGAAAAGTTAGGGCAGGTGGTAGATAAAGAATTGGAATCTCAAGAGGGTGAAACTCCGTTAACGGCTTCATCAGAATTAACGATAGAGGTTTCGGAGGTAAGTTATATTCCTCAAGGTGCTACACACAAGGTAATAGACGATGTGTCTTTAACATTTATACCTAGAAGCACCACGCTTTTAATGGGGGCAAATGGCTCTGGAAAAACAACATTGTTGCGGTTAATCTCGGGATTAATTCACCCAACCGAAGGTGCGGTTTATGCCAATAATATTTCGTTAGAGAATATTTTGCCCAATCATTATAGAAACTTTATGGGGCAATCTTTAACAGAGGAAAGTCCGTTTGAAGGGACTATTTTAGATAACATCACTTTTGGTGATGAAGCAATTTCTCAAAAAGATTTGTATTGGGCCATTGAAAACACGGGACTTACCAAATTTGTAAAAGAACAGCCAAAAGGTATTCATACCATCTTATTCCCAGAGGGGCAGCAAATACCTCATAATGTGGCAAAAAAAATAGTGTTGGCTAGGGCCATTGTAAGAAAGCCAAAATTATTAATTTTAAAAGAGCCTCTAGATCAATTGGATGAAATAGAAGCGCTTAAAATAATGGATTTTCTAAGCGATAAAAGCAATCCTTGGTCTGTTGTTGTCGTGAGTCACGATGTAAAATGGTTTAGCCGTGTAGATAGAATGATTACACTTCAAGATGGAAAAATTGTTAGTACTAATTAA
- a CDS encoding HlyD family secretion protein, with product MLNISNNVLNKTVDLGIYKATRRVFHKRHYKYFNRFLIGSALFGVIVLFLPWTQNVRGKGSLTSLRPDQRPQTIQSPIPGRIEKWFVQEGDFVHKGDTILFISEVKNEYFDPKLVERTGDQIKAKEMSVVSYEGKVKALNNQIGALATERGLKLQQAKNKLLQSKLKVQSDSIDLMAANTNLEIAERQYSRTVQLQEEGLKAVTDVETKRLKLQETQAKLISQENKLLASRNEILNASVEVSRVQAEYTDKISKAQSDMYTAQSGQYDSQAQVTKLENQFTNYEMRNDMYYIKAPQSGYINKAIKAGIGETFKEGDKLVGIMPSVYDKAVEMFIEPLDLPLIHRGEKVRIEFDGWPAIVFSGWPNASYGTYGGIVVAVETFISPNGKYRVLLAQDPEDQAWPDEIRVGSGASTIALLEDVPIWYELWRQLNGFPPNYYQPTSETTKDKK from the coding sequence ATGCTTAATATATCTAATAACGTATTGAATAAAACGGTAGATCTTGGAATCTATAAGGCTACAAGACGCGTTTTTCATAAGAGACATTACAAGTATTTCAATAGATTTTTAATTGGGTCTGCTTTATTTGGAGTTATAGTATTGTTTTTGCCTTGGACTCAGAATGTTCGTGGTAAAGGATCATTAACATCTTTAAGGCCAGATCAGCGCCCACAAACTATACAATCGCCCATACCAGGGCGTATTGAAAAGTGGTTTGTGCAAGAAGGAGATTTTGTACACAAAGGAGATACTATTCTATTTATATCCGAGGTGAAAAATGAATATTTTGATCCTAAACTAGTAGAGCGTACAGGAGATCAAATTAAGGCAAAAGAAATGTCTGTAGTCTCTTATGAAGGGAAAGTAAAAGCTTTAAACAACCAGATCGGTGCGTTAGCAACAGAACGTGGTTTAAAATTGCAACAAGCTAAAAATAAACTCTTGCAGTCAAAATTAAAAGTACAAAGTGATAGTATTGATTTGATGGCAGCAAATACTAATCTTGAAATTGCAGAGCGTCAATATAGTCGTACTGTACAATTGCAAGAAGAGGGTCTTAAGGCGGTTACTGATGTAGAGACAAAAAGATTGAAACTTCAAGAAACACAGGCCAAATTAATCTCTCAAGAGAATAAATTATTGGCTAGTAGAAATGAGATTCTAAATGCTTCCGTAGAGGTGAGCAGAGTGCAAGCGGAGTATACGGATAAGATTTCTAAAGCACAGAGTGATATGTATACCGCGCAATCAGGTCAGTATGATTCTCAAGCACAAGTTACTAAGCTAGAAAATCAATTTACCAACTATGAAATGCGTAATGATATGTACTACATAAAAGCACCTCAGAGTGGTTATATCAACAAAGCAATCAAAGCAGGTATTGGAGAAACATTTAAAGAAGGCGATAAATTAGTGGGCATAATGCCTTCGGTCTATGATAAGGCTGTAGAGATGTTTATAGAGCCTTTAGATTTGCCATTAATACATAGAGGAGAAAAAGTGCGTATAGAGTTTGATGGATGGCCTGCTATTGTATTTAGCGGCTGGCCAAATGCCTCTTATGGTACGTATGGCGGTATCGTAGTGGCGGTAGAAACGTTTATTAGTCCCAATGGAAAGTACCGTGTGCTCTTAGCTCAGGATCCTGAAGACCAAGCCTGGCCCGATGAGATTCGTGTAGGATCAGGAGCAAGTACTATTGCATTGTTGGAAGATGTGCCTATTTGGTATGAACTCTGGCGTCAATTAAATGGCTTCCCGCCTAATTATTATCAGCCAACATCAGAAACAACTAAGGACAAAAAGTAA
- a CDS encoding TolC family protein, whose product MRKVFLYSLLFFSFCVSAQELGAEVLNFKEYLGYVKKYHPIAKQAALTLDVGQAKLLKARGGFDPKIEVDYGTKQFKGTEYYDKLNAVFKIPTWYGVNFKGAFEQNEGVYLNPEATVPEDGLYSAGVSMSIGQGLWINDRMATLKKAKYFREQSKADRDILVNQVLFDAAKAYFDWLQAYNENIIFDSFLSNAGIRLDGVKKSASSGQIAAIDTVEATITLQDRALNLEQAKVRLMQKSLELSSFLWLDNVPIELQENVIPDENVAGDINKTLGINGVPLDSFTIENHPKLKSLTYKMDGLRVDKNLKANKLLPKIEIEYNFLTETPEYLNSLQTDYYKGGIRFQLPLFLRKERGDLKLAKFKLQDAKYELDNAEIVIKNKVIAMYRELASFENQNVLIAAMVENYETLLAAEERKFSFGESSLFLINSRENKLIESKLKQNSVQNKFFVTKAKLFNSLAINPKDL is encoded by the coding sequence ATGAGAAAGGTTTTTTTATATAGTCTTTTGTTTTTTAGCTTTTGTGTAAGTGCACAAGAGTTGGGTGCGGAGGTGCTAAACTTTAAGGAGTATTTAGGGTACGTAAAAAAATACCATCCTATTGCGAAGCAAGCAGCTTTAACTTTAGATGTGGGGCAGGCAAAACTGCTAAAAGCCAGAGGGGGTTTTGATCCTAAAATCGAAGTAGATTATGGTACAAAACAATTTAAAGGCACCGAGTATTATGACAAATTAAATGCCGTGTTTAAAATTCCGACTTGGTATGGGGTTAATTTTAAAGGGGCTTTTGAGCAGAATGAAGGTGTGTACTTAAATCCAGAAGCTACAGTTCCCGAAGATGGTCTGTATAGTGCTGGTGTGAGTATGTCTATCGGGCAAGGACTGTGGATCAATGATCGGATGGCCACATTGAAAAAAGCTAAGTATTTTAGAGAGCAATCTAAAGCAGACCGAGATATTTTGGTAAACCAAGTTTTGTTCGATGCTGCAAAGGCCTATTTTGATTGGTTGCAGGCGTATAATGAGAACATAATATTTGATAGTTTCTTGTCTAATGCAGGCATTCGCCTAGACGGGGTTAAAAAAAGTGCGTCTTCAGGGCAAATTGCAGCAATTGATACTGTAGAGGCTACCATAACTTTACAGGATAGAGCGCTAAATTTAGAGCAAGCAAAAGTAAGATTGATGCAGAAATCATTAGAACTATCAAGCTTTTTATGGCTGGATAATGTGCCTATTGAACTTCAGGAAAATGTTATTCCTGATGAAAATGTAGCTGGAGATATCAATAAGACTTTAGGAATTAATGGCGTACCCCTAGATAGTTTTACAATAGAAAATCACCCTAAATTAAAATCGCTGACCTATAAAATGGATGGGTTACGGGTAGATAAAAATTTAAAGGCGAATAAATTATTACCAAAAATAGAAATTGAATATAATTTTTTAACCGAAACACCAGAGTATTTGAATTCATTACAAACGGATTATTATAAAGGGGGAATACGTTTTCAGTTGCCCTTATTTCTAAGAAAGGAACGTGGAGATTTAAAATTGGCAAAATTTAAATTGCAAGATGCCAAGTATGAATTGGATAATGCCGAAATTGTTATTAAAAATAAAGTAATTGCCATGTACCGAGAGTTGGCATCTTTTGAGAATCAGAATGTCCTTATTGCAGCTATGGTAGAAAATTATGAGACTTTATTGGCTGCAGAAGAGCGTAAATTTAGCTTCGGAGAAAGCTCTTTGTTTTTAATCAATTCACGAGAAAATAAACTTATAGAATCTAAATTGAAACAAAATTCTGTTCAAAATAAATTCTTTGTAACTAAAGCCAAATTATTTAATAGCTTAGCAATAAATCCTAAAGATTTATAA
- a CDS encoding YitT family protein, with amino-acid sequence MPNSKTKGYRLLGHAGAYLKRSRKLRVGFKGFLKDMLFILVGIFSAAFGLESFLLPNKFIDGGATGISLLATEIFALPLPILILVVNVPFLIMGYKVIGKTFAVKATIAILGLALVLSTVHFPEITQDKLLVAVFGGFFLGAGIGLSIRGGGVLDGTEVLAIFLSRKLGTTIGDIIILINIVIFLAAAYFLSIETALYSMLTYLSASKTLDFVVDGIEEYTGVTIISGKSEEIRVMISEKLGRGLTVYRAKGGFSKDGGAQKDYDVIYTVITRLEIRRLNIEISKIDATAFVVMNSINDTRGGMIKKRHL; translated from the coding sequence ATGCCAAATAGCAAGACAAAAGGATACCGTTTATTGGGCCATGCTGGGGCCTATCTAAAAAGATCTCGGAAACTTCGTGTAGGTTTTAAAGGCTTCTTAAAGGATATGCTCTTTATTTTAGTGGGTATTTTTTCTGCAGCTTTTGGTTTGGAAAGTTTTTTGCTTCCAAATAAATTTATAGATGGTGGGGCAACAGGTATTTCTTTGCTTGCTACAGAAATTTTTGCTTTACCACTGCCTATTTTAATATTGGTAGTAAACGTTCCTTTTTTAATCATGGGCTATAAGGTGATTGGTAAAACCTTTGCAGTAAAGGCTACAATTGCTATTCTAGGTTTGGCCTTAGTACTATCTACCGTACATTTTCCGGAAATTACCCAAGACAAACTCTTGGTTGCAGTTTTTGGTGGTTTCTTCTTAGGGGCAGGTATTGGTCTATCTATTCGTGGTGGCGGAGTATTAGATGGGACCGAGGTATTAGCTATTTTTTTAAGTAGAAAATTAGGAACAACTATTGGTGATATCATTATCTTAATTAACATTGTCATTTTTTTAGCAGCGGCCTATTTCTTATCTATTGAAACAGCTCTATATTCAATGTTAACCTATTTATCTGCCTCCAAGACATTAGATTTTGTGGTAGATGGTATTGAAGAATATACTGGCGTTACCATAATCTCAGGTAAGAGTGAAGAAATAAGAGTCATGATTTCTGAAAAATTAGGGAGAGGTTTAACCGTATATAGAGCCAAAGGTGGTTTTAGTAAAGATGGTGGCGCTCAAAAAGATTATGATGTTATTTATACCGTTATTACAAGATTGGAAATACGCAGGTTGAATATAGAAATATCTAAAATAGATGCTACGGCTTTTGTGGTGATGAATAGTATAAATGATACTAGAGGCGGAATGATTAAAAAGAGACATTTGTAA
- a CDS encoding thioredoxin family protein yields the protein MNILETKKTSQEISQLLSASLLKAVSYQEYRATVSALVADGLSTGTVQNDALANYTLLNDKRMKRLDKTLKFSEDVIEGVSKINKKVTWLVLTESWCGDAAQTMPVMNKLASLNPNIEFKVILRDENLELMNQFLTNGTLSIPKLLMIDDATNTVFSEWGPRPSKATQLVAEYKNTHGALTPEFKQDLQIWYTKDKGVNTAEDLLSGLLLK from the coding sequence ATGAATATTTTAGAAACCAAAAAAACATCCCAAGAAATTTCTCAGTTATTAAGTGCTAGTTTACTAAAAGCGGTAAGCTATCAGGAGTACCGCGCTACTGTTTCAGCATTAGTCGCAGATGGTTTGTCTACAGGAACTGTTCAGAATGATGCGCTTGCAAATTATACACTGCTTAATGATAAGCGCATGAAGCGTTTGGATAAAACACTTAAATTTTCTGAAGATGTTATTGAGGGTGTATCCAAGATAAACAAGAAAGTAACCTGGTTGGTGCTCACAGAGAGTTGGTGTGGTGATGCGGCACAAACCATGCCTGTGATGAATAAATTAGCAAGTCTCAATCCTAATATTGAGTTTAAAGTTATTCTGCGTGATGAGAACTTAGAATTAATGAATCAGTTTTTGACTAATGGTACTTTGTCTATTCCTAAATTATTAATGATTGATGATGCCACAAATACGGTGTTTTCAGAATGGGGTCCTAGACCTTCTAAGGCAACACAATTGGTTGCGGAATATAAAAATACACATGGGGCATTAACTCCAGAATTTAAGCAAGATTTGCAAATTTGGTATACAAAAGATAAAGGAGTAAATACAGCGGAAGATTTATTATCGGGCCTTCTCTTGAAATAA
- a CDS encoding energy transducer TonB: MSLNKSQLSLLITFLSMAIMVLGLYNIHLGAKEKEEYVVELALLEEEPEELLEEEEQELQDQAEAEAIKSHMAFNETAKASFGNPEPLKTLEELMEEAETSSDSDEPNELLTSDSGQYAASLKELKKKRQEAKELLGEREAQKDVPTNNLAKRRTSISYSLINRNHYSLPVPIYTCIEGGKIVVNIVVDSQGTVTDANFNKSSSSTSNGCLIDNALEYAYKASFNKSTKASQKGTITYLFQEKAR; this comes from the coding sequence ATGAGTTTAAACAAAAGTCAACTTTCATTACTAATCACATTTCTTTCCATGGCGATCATGGTGTTGGGTTTATACAACATACACTTGGGTGCTAAGGAAAAAGAAGAATACGTGGTGGAATTAGCTTTACTCGAAGAAGAACCCGAAGAACTTCTAGAAGAAGAGGAACAAGAACTGCAAGACCAAGCAGAAGCAGAAGCTATCAAAAGCCATATGGCATTTAACGAAACTGCAAAAGCTAGTTTTGGAAACCCAGAGCCTTTAAAAACACTGGAAGAGTTAATGGAAGAAGCCGAAACTAGCTCTGATAGTGATGAACCCAATGAACTTCTAACCTCTGATTCTGGCCAATATGCAGCCAGCCTTAAAGAACTTAAGAAAAAGCGTCAAGAAGCAAAAGAATTACTAGGGGAACGCGAAGCGCAAAAAGATGTACCCACTAATAATTTAGCAAAACGCAGAACTTCTATTTCTTACTCTTTAATAAACAGAAACCATTATAGTTTACCTGTACCTATTTATACGTGCATAGAAGGCGGCAAAATAGTAGTTAATATTGTTGTCGATAGTCAAGGTACCGTAACGGATGCCAACTTCAATAAGAGCAGCTCTAGCACTAGTAATGGCTGTTTAATAGATAACGCTTTAGAATATGCTTACAAAGCATCTTTCAACAAATCTACAAAAGCTAGCCAAAAAGGTACCATCACCTATTTATTTCAAGAGAAGGCCCGATAA
- the truB gene encoding tRNA pseudouridine(55) synthase TruB has protein sequence MKTKEDFLDGQTLLIDKPLNWSSFQAVNSIKWSIRRKFELKKIKVGHAGTLDPLATGLLLICTGKSTKTINELQGQAKEYTGTITLGGTTPSYDLESEINETFSTEHITEAMIKEATQQFLGEIEQAPPIFSALKKDGKRLYEYAREGLEVEIKKRLITIHEFEITGIEATVVSFRVACSKGTYIRSLAHDFGIALNSGAHLSSLRRTKIGDYNVDNAITTEEFNKLLNPDAEENL, from the coding sequence TTGAAAACTAAAGAAGATTTCTTAGACGGACAAACACTTTTGATTGACAAACCATTAAATTGGTCTTCTTTTCAAGCAGTAAACTCTATAAAGTGGAGCATCCGAAGAAAGTTTGAGCTTAAAAAAATAAAAGTTGGTCACGCAGGTACTTTAGATCCTTTGGCAACAGGCTTACTGCTTATTTGCACTGGGAAATCTACCAAAACAATCAACGAACTACAAGGTCAGGCTAAAGAATACACAGGGACTATTACTTTAGGAGGTACGACACCTTCTTATGATTTAGAATCTGAAATTAATGAAACCTTTTCTACGGAACATATTACGGAAGCTATGATAAAAGAAGCTACCCAACAGTTTTTAGGAGAAATAGAGCAAGCACCTCCCATTTTTTCTGCATTGAAAAAAGATGGTAAACGTTTGTACGAATATGCAAGAGAAGGTCTAGAAGTTGAAATAAAAAAACGCCTTATCACTATTCATGAGTTTGAAATTACAGGTATTGAAGCTACTGTAGTTTCTTTTAGAGTAGCGTGTAGCAAAGGAACCTATATCCGATCTCTAGCGCATGATTTCGGAATTGCTCTAAACTCTGGTGCACATTTATCGTCACTTAGAAGAACCAAAATAGGCGATTACAACGTAGATAATGCAATAACTACAGAGGAATTTAACAAGCTATTAAATCCCGATGCTGAAGAAAATCTTTAG